From the Hymenobacter yonginensis genome, one window contains:
- a CDS encoding flavin reductase family protein: MRHLTSDDILGLEKIFRLNLINSLPGYKPANLIGTATAGGATNLAIFSSVLHLGSAPAVLGIVTRPTTVPRHTYQNLKDTGCFTINHVPASHVAQAHYTSADFPAEESEFEACGFTAAWRDGFAAPYVAESPISIGLRLKEELPIHNGTVLLVGTVEHIYLPENLLLPDGTLDLPAAQATCISGLDTYYQAQPVGAFAYARPGQGPQPKPEAK; the protein is encoded by the coding sequence ATGCGCCACCTCACTTCCGACGATATTCTGGGCCTAGAGAAAATCTTCCGCCTTAACCTCATCAATTCGCTGCCCGGCTACAAACCGGCCAACCTTATCGGCACGGCCACCGCGGGCGGCGCCACCAACTTGGCCATTTTCAGCTCGGTGCTGCACCTGGGGTCGGCGCCGGCGGTGCTGGGCATCGTCACGCGCCCGACTACGGTGCCGCGCCACACCTACCAGAACCTCAAAGACACGGGCTGCTTCACTATCAACCACGTGCCCGCCAGCCACGTGGCGCAGGCCCACTACACCTCCGCCGACTTCCCCGCCGAAGAATCGGAGTTCGAAGCCTGCGGCTTCACGGCGGCCTGGCGCGACGGGTTTGCGGCGCCCTACGTGGCCGAAAGCCCCATCAGCATCGGGCTGCGCCTGAAAGAGGAACTGCCCATTCACAACGGCACGGTGCTGCTGGTAGGCACCGTCGAGCACATTTACCTGCCCGAAAACCTGCTGCTGCCCGATGGTACGCTGGATTTGCCCGCCGCCCAGGCCACCTGCATTTCCGGCCTCGATACCTACTATCAGGCCCAGCCGGTGGGCGCCTTCGCCTACGCCCGCCCCGGCCAGGGCCCGCAGCCCAAGCCGGAAGCCAAATAG
- a CDS encoding Dph6-related ATP pyrophosphatase codes for MPAPTLMNWSGGKDSALALYHALRDPRYHVTDLLTSVNAHYQRVSMHGVRVALLDQQAQRIGLPLTKLELPEMPDMDDYERLMAATLAPLQDRGIQHAVFGDIYLEDLRRYREQQLARVGMEAIFPLWQRPNADLLREYLDLGFRAVVVCVNEKYLDASFCGRELNANFLRDLPPGVDSCGENGEYHSFVFDAPYFSAPIAFELGEIVRRTYQRPAAASTVCPPAPAAEAPAEPAAPDPFAPGFWYCDLLPVAEAGTR; via the coding sequence ATGCCCGCCCCAACCCTCATGAACTGGAGCGGGGGCAAAGACTCGGCCCTCGCCCTCTACCACGCCCTGCGCGACCCGCGCTACCACGTCACCGATTTGCTCACCAGCGTCAACGCCCACTATCAGCGCGTGTCGATGCACGGGGTGCGGGTGGCGCTGCTGGATCAGCAGGCCCAGCGCATCGGCCTGCCGCTTACCAAGCTGGAGCTGCCCGAAATGCCCGACATGGACGACTACGAGCGCCTGATGGCCGCCACCCTGGCCCCGCTGCAGGACCGCGGCATCCAGCACGCCGTCTTCGGCGACATCTACCTCGAAGACCTGCGCCGCTACCGCGAGCAGCAGCTGGCCCGGGTGGGCATGGAGGCTATATTTCCGCTCTGGCAGCGCCCTAACGCCGATTTGCTGCGCGAATACCTCGACCTGGGCTTCCGGGCCGTGGTGGTGTGCGTCAACGAGAAGTACCTTGATGCCAGCTTCTGCGGCCGCGAACTGAACGCCAACTTCCTGCGCGACCTGCCGCCCGGTGTAGACAGCTGCGGCGAAAACGGCGAGTACCACAGCTTCGTGTTCGATGCGCCGTACTTCAGCGCGCCCATTGCCTTCGAATTAGGCGAAATCGTGCGCCGCACCTACCAGCGGCCGGCTGCCGCCAGCACCGTTTGCCCACCCGCCCCGGCGGCAGAAGCTCCGGCCGAACCCGCCGCCCCCGACCCCTTCGCGCCCGGCTTCTGGTACTGCGACCTGCTGCCGGTGGCCGAAGCCGGCACGCGCTAG
- a CDS encoding zinc-binding dehydrogenase: MQALVLDGINQAVQLREVSTPQPAAGEVQVRLHAAALNHRDVWIQKGQYAGLKFPIILGSDGAGTVTAVGEGTDASLLGQAVLINPGRQWGEHPAAQGRDFQILGLPQDGTFAEYVCVEARQVRAKPSHLSFEQAAALPLGGVTAYRAVFTRAALQPGERVLISGVGGGVALLALQMAVAVGAEVWVTSGSEEKIARAVALGAKGGISYKAEKWPATLTKQAGGGFDVIVDSAAGPGFLDLLDAAAPGGRIVFYGATLGNMPSVPAAKVFWKQLSILGSTMGTEQDFAAMVELFEQHGIVPEIDETFALAEGEAALRRMDEGLQFGKIVLRIAAE, encoded by the coding sequence ATGCAAGCTCTAGTTCTTGATGGCATCAACCAGGCCGTGCAGCTGCGCGAAGTATCCACCCCGCAGCCGGCTGCCGGTGAGGTGCAGGTGCGCCTGCACGCCGCCGCCCTCAACCACCGCGACGTCTGGATTCAGAAGGGCCAGTACGCCGGTCTGAAATTCCCCATCATCCTCGGCTCCGATGGTGCCGGCACCGTGACGGCCGTTGGCGAAGGCACCGATGCCAGCCTGCTGGGCCAGGCCGTGCTCATCAACCCCGGCCGGCAGTGGGGCGAGCACCCCGCCGCCCAGGGCCGCGACTTCCAGATTCTGGGCTTGCCACAGGATGGCACCTTCGCCGAATATGTGTGCGTAGAAGCCCGCCAGGTGCGGGCCAAGCCAAGCCACCTGAGCTTCGAGCAGGCCGCCGCGCTGCCGCTGGGCGGCGTCACGGCCTACCGCGCCGTGTTTACGCGGGCGGCGCTGCAGCCCGGCGAGCGGGTGCTCATCAGTGGCGTGGGCGGCGGCGTGGCGCTGCTGGCCCTGCAGATGGCCGTGGCCGTGGGCGCGGAAGTGTGGGTGACGTCGGGCTCGGAAGAGAAAATTGCCCGCGCCGTGGCCCTGGGCGCCAAAGGCGGCATCAGCTACAAGGCGGAAAAGTGGCCTGCCACGCTCACCAAGCAGGCCGGCGGTGGCTTCGACGTCATCGTGGACAGCGCCGCCGGGCCGGGCTTCCTCGATTTACTAGATGCCGCCGCGCCGGGCGGGCGCATCGTGTTCTACGGGGCCACGCTGGGCAATATGCCCTCGGTACCGGCCGCCAAGGTGTTCTGGAAGCAGCTGTCCATCCTGGGCTCCACCATGGGCACCGAGCAGGACTTCGCCGCCATGGTTGAGCTGTTTGAGCAACACGGCATCGTGCCGGAAATAGACGAGACGTTTGCGCTGGCCGAGGGCGAAGCCGCCCTGCGCCGTATGGACGAAGGCCTGCAGTTCGGCAAGATCGTGCTGCGGATTGCCGCCGAGTAA
- a CDS encoding DUF4126 family protein, translating into MTKHFWQTVGLGTVAGFRSMTAPALLSANLVKFHPQGLAGSPLRYLQKPLVATGLKLLAGGEMVGDKLPQTPDRIAPPVLLGRLLSGALVGAALYRANHASTRNGALLGGLVAGAATFGSFWLRKKATRESGLPISVVGGFEDLLVLGSGLALSKGSAAGAPAGYAL; encoded by the coding sequence ATGACAAAGCACTTCTGGCAAACCGTAGGCCTGGGCACCGTAGCCGGCTTCCGCAGCATGACGGCTCCGGCCCTGCTCAGCGCCAACCTCGTAAAATTTCATCCGCAGGGCCTGGCCGGCTCGCCATTGCGCTATCTGCAGAAGCCGCTGGTGGCTACCGGTCTCAAACTGCTGGCCGGCGGCGAAATGGTAGGCGACAAGCTCCCGCAAACCCCCGACCGGATTGCGCCGCCCGTGCTGCTGGGCCGTTTGCTGTCGGGCGCGTTGGTAGGGGCGGCGCTGTACCGGGCCAACCACGCTAGCACCCGCAACGGGGCCCTGCTGGGCGGGCTGGTGGCCGGGGCGGCCACGTTCGGCAGCTTCTGGCTGCGCAAAAAGGCCACCCGCGAGTCGGGCCTGCCCATCTCCGTGGTCGGCGGCTTCGAGGATCTGCTGGTACTGGGCAGCGGTTTGGCGCTGTCTAAAGGCAGCGCGGCCGGAGCCCCCGCCGGCTACGCGCTGTAA
- a CDS encoding 6-pyruvoyl trahydropterin synthase family protein, with amino-acid sequence MIYISRQEHFNAAHKLYNPKWSEERNREVFGPCANTNWHGHNFDLIVTVKGKPDPETGFVIDLKQLSTVIRTHIIDQVDHKNLNLDVPFMQGQMASTENLAIAFWQILAPEIERISAARLHSIKLYETPRNFVEYLGE; translated from the coding sequence ATGATTTACATCAGCCGACAGGAACACTTCAACGCCGCCCACAAACTCTACAACCCCAAGTGGAGCGAAGAGCGCAACCGGGAAGTGTTCGGCCCCTGCGCCAATACCAACTGGCACGGCCACAATTTCGACCTCATCGTGACCGTGAAAGGCAAGCCCGACCCCGAAACCGGCTTCGTCATCGACCTCAAGCAGCTCAGCACCGTCATCCGCACGCACATCATCGACCAGGTAGACCACAAAAACCTGAACCTCGACGTGCCGTTCATGCAGGGCCAGATGGCCAGCACCGAAAACCTGGCCATTGCCTTCTGGCAGATTCTGGCGCCCGAAATCGAGCGGATTTCCGCTGCCCGCCTGCACAGCATCAAGCTCTACGAGACGCCCCGCAACTTTGTGGAATACCTGGGCGAGTAG
- the lpxB gene encoding lipid-A-disaccharide synthase — MKYYLIAGERSGDFHAASLMAELQHQDPQADFRFWGGDQMQAVGGTQVRHYQEMAIMGFWEAATSVLKFRGYLKEAQRDLLQYKPDVLILVDYAGFNMRVAKFAKEQGIKVFYYISPKIWAWNQGRVHNVKKLVDRMFVILPFEKDFYQRFGYEVDYIGNPISDSVAEHQAATDFYQRNHLDPERPIIAVLPGSRKQEIEEMLYEMTAIIPPFLQYQFIVAGVDNLDPNYYAHFERNNVRIIFDQTYDLLAHAKAALVTSGTATLETALFNVPQVVCYRTSAVSYAIGKAVIKVPYISLVNLIADKEVVKELIQGEFNSRNLVTELKKITADEAFIAKQKADYAEIRAKLGQQKSAEKAAKLMVGYLKK; from the coding sequence TTGAAATACTACCTCATTGCTGGCGAACGGTCCGGCGACTTCCATGCGGCTAGCCTGATGGCAGAGCTGCAGCACCAAGACCCGCAGGCGGATTTCCGGTTCTGGGGAGGCGACCAGATGCAGGCAGTGGGCGGCACCCAGGTGCGCCACTACCAGGAAATGGCCATCATGGGGTTTTGGGAGGCCGCTACCAGCGTGCTCAAGTTTCGCGGCTACCTCAAGGAAGCCCAGCGCGACCTGCTCCAGTACAAGCCCGACGTGCTGATTCTGGTGGACTATGCTGGCTTCAATATGCGGGTGGCCAAGTTTGCCAAGGAGCAGGGCATTAAGGTGTTCTACTACATTTCGCCCAAAATCTGGGCCTGGAACCAAGGGCGCGTCCACAACGTGAAGAAGCTCGTGGACCGGATGTTCGTCATTCTGCCCTTCGAGAAAGACTTCTACCAGCGTTTTGGCTACGAAGTCGACTACATCGGCAACCCCATTTCCGACTCGGTAGCCGAGCACCAGGCTGCCACCGACTTCTACCAGCGCAACCACCTCGACCCCGAACGGCCCATTATTGCGGTGCTGCCCGGCTCGCGCAAGCAGGAAATCGAGGAGATGCTCTACGAAATGACGGCCATCATCCCGCCGTTTCTGCAGTACCAGTTCATCGTGGCCGGCGTCGACAACCTCGACCCCAATTACTACGCCCACTTCGAGCGCAACAACGTCCGCATCATCTTCGACCAGACCTACGACCTGCTGGCGCATGCCAAGGCCGCGCTGGTCACCAGCGGCACCGCCACGCTGGAAACGGCCCTCTTCAACGTGCCGCAGGTGGTCTGCTACCGCACCAGCGCCGTGTCCTACGCAATAGGAAAAGCCGTTATCAAGGTGCCCTACATTTCCCTCGTCAACCTCATTGCCGACAAGGAAGTGGTGAAGGAGCTGATTCAGGGCGAATTCAACTCCCGCAACCTCGTCACCGAGCTCAAGAAAATTACCGCCGACGAGGCCTTCATCGCGAAGCAAAAAGCCGACTACGCCGAAATCCGCGCGAAGCTAGGCCAGCAGAAATCCGCCGAGAAGGCTGCCAAGCTGATGGTGGGGTATTTAAAAAAATGA
- a CDS encoding ABC transporter substrate-binding protein has protein sequence MPFLFRRLTPLLLAALAACQSDPPATTTAPPAAPQQLRDDLGRPLQVAAHPRRIMALAASSTEMLYAVADTATIVARTQVCDYPAAALRKPVVSSYPLDMEKLVALHPDVVFTVEGITSQEDAARLASFGIPVYYQRFTTVEDVFRGLQDIGRILGRQPQARRLTDSLRRELRAVAAATQPRQKPPRVLAITWQDPIYAYGQNTLFTDKIRLAGGQNAVVEQFAQPYPALTREYILKLNPDVLIGGSFGKLDSTFFRNYPELKRIRAYQQRRVYGITGSLMERPGPRVVESVRELQRLLKGK, from the coding sequence ATGCCTTTCTTATTCCGGCGCCTGACGCCGCTGTTGCTGGCCGCGCTGGCCGCCTGCCAATCTGACCCGCCCGCTACCACCACTGCGCCGCCCGCCGCCCCCCAGCAGCTCCGCGACGACCTAGGCCGCCCGCTGCAGGTAGCAGCCCACCCGCGCCGCATCATGGCCCTGGCCGCCTCCAGCACCGAAATGCTCTACGCCGTGGCCGATACGGCTACCATCGTGGCCCGCACCCAGGTCTGCGACTATCCGGCGGCGGCCCTGCGCAAGCCGGTTGTCAGCAGCTACCCGCTGGATATGGAAAAGCTGGTGGCCCTGCACCCCGATGTGGTGTTTACGGTGGAAGGCATTACGTCGCAGGAAGACGCGGCGCGGCTGGCCAGTTTCGGGATTCCGGTGTACTACCAGCGCTTCACGACGGTGGAAGACGTATTCCGGGGGCTGCAAGACATCGGCCGCATCCTGGGCCGCCAGCCCCAGGCGCGCCGCCTCACCGACTCGCTGCGGCGGGAGCTGCGGGCCGTGGCGGCGGCCACGCAGCCGCGTCAGAAGCCGCCCCGCGTGCTGGCCATCACTTGGCAGGACCCCATCTACGCCTACGGTCAGAACACGCTCTTCACCGATAAAATCCGGCTGGCTGGCGGCCAGAACGCCGTGGTCGAGCAGTTCGCGCAGCCCTACCCGGCCCTCACCCGCGAGTACATTCTGAAGCTCAACCCCGATGTGCTGATCGGCGGCAGTTTCGGCAAGCTCGATAGCACCTTTTTCCGCAACTACCCCGAGCTGAAGCGCATACGGGCGTATCAGCAACGTCGCGTCTACGGCATCACCGGCAGCCTCATGGAGCGCCCCGGCCCGCGCGTGGTAGAGTCGGTGCGCGAGCTGCAGCGGCTGTTGAAGGGAAAATAA
- a CDS encoding thiol-disulfide oxidoreductase DCC family protein produces MPASSQIVLFDGVCNLCNGFVQFVIEHDPAARFRFAALQSAAGQALLREYRLPAPPEPDSVVLVADGQAYTHSAAALGILAGLGGGWAVLARVGRWAPRPLRDAVYRWVARNRYRWFGRQEACWLPTPELKARFL; encoded by the coding sequence ATGCCTGCTTCCTCCCAAATTGTGCTCTTCGATGGTGTGTGCAACCTCTGCAACGGTTTTGTGCAGTTTGTGATTGAGCACGATCCGGCCGCTCGGTTCCGGTTTGCAGCTTTGCAGTCGGCGGCGGGGCAGGCGTTGCTGCGCGAATACCGCCTGCCCGCGCCCCCCGAGCCCGACTCAGTGGTGTTGGTGGCCGATGGTCAGGCCTACACGCATTCGGCGGCGGCGCTGGGCATTCTGGCCGGACTCGGCGGCGGGTGGGCAGTGCTGGCCCGGGTGGGCCGCTGGGCCCCGCGCCCCCTGCGCGACGCCGTGTACCGCTGGGTGGCGCGCAACCGCTACCGCTGGTTTGGCCGCCAGGAAGCCTGCTGGCTGCCAACTCCCGAGCTGAAAGCACGTTTTCTGTAA
- the rfaD gene encoding ADP-glyceromanno-heptose 6-epimerase, which translates to MIVVTGAAGFIASCLVTRLNAAKFNDIVVVDNFAVERKLANLTGKHLREYVDRNEFFDWLDIHHADVEFVFHLGARTDTTEQDRAVLDLLNLDYSKRMWQACVQYQLPLVYASSAATYGSGTLGYSDHDDALLPLYRPLNPYGDSKNDFDNWAINQPEKPFFWAGLKFFNVYGPNEYHKGRMASVILHAFEQIRKTGSMTLFRSHNPNFTDGGQMRDFVYVKDVVEVCLFLMHHRRNSGIYNLGTGEARTFLDLALNTFAALDRTADIRFVDTPEDIRDKYQYFTQADMSKLRGIGYERPFTRLEDGIDDYVRNYLVPGAYL; encoded by the coding sequence ATGATAGTCGTCACCGGAGCCGCCGGCTTTATTGCCAGCTGCCTTGTCACCCGCCTCAACGCCGCCAAGTTCAACGACATTGTGGTGGTCGATAACTTCGCCGTGGAGCGCAAGCTGGCCAACCTCACCGGCAAGCACCTGCGCGAATACGTGGACCGCAACGAGTTTTTTGACTGGCTCGACATCCACCACGCCGACGTGGAGTTTGTCTTCCACCTCGGCGCCCGTACCGACACCACCGAGCAAGACCGCGCCGTGCTCGACCTGCTCAACCTCGACTATTCCAAGCGGATGTGGCAGGCTTGCGTGCAGTACCAGTTGCCGCTGGTGTACGCCTCGTCGGCGGCCACCTACGGCTCGGGCACGCTCGGCTACTCCGACCACGACGACGCGCTGCTGCCGCTCTACCGCCCGCTCAACCCCTACGGCGACTCCAAGAACGACTTCGACAACTGGGCCATCAACCAGCCGGAGAAGCCGTTTTTCTGGGCCGGCCTGAAGTTTTTCAACGTCTACGGCCCCAACGAGTACCACAAAGGCCGCATGGCGTCCGTGATTTTGCACGCCTTTGAGCAGATCCGCAAAACGGGCTCCATGACGCTGTTCCGCTCGCACAATCCCAACTTCACCGACGGCGGCCAGATGCGCGACTTCGTGTACGTGAAGGATGTGGTGGAAGTGTGTTTGTTTCTGATGCACCACCGCCGCAACTCCGGCATCTACAACCTGGGCACCGGCGAGGCCCGCACCTTCCTCGACCTGGCCCTCAACACCTTCGCGGCCCTCGACCGCACGGCTGACATCCGGTTCGTGGACACGCCCGAAGATATCCGCGACAAGTACCAGTATTTCACGCAGGCCGATATGAGCAAGCTGCGCGGCATCGGCTACGAGCGGCCCTTCACCCGCCTCGAAGACGGCATCGACGATTACGTGCGCAACTACCTGGTGCCGGGCGCCTATCTGTAA
- a CDS encoding FAD/NAD(P)-binding protein, producing the protein MRQPTITILGGGFSGSMVALQLARQPGAWHGGTVHLVEPRPVPGPGLAYTARRPEYLLNVRAAALSAFPDQPTHFTDWLQANGLTCEQNFCSRQTYGRYLQELVAGLLAGPAANGLRFEWHPQAATAAEVSPDGRRATVHLPDGTALVSDAVVLALGNFPPLSPAGPGAYLTHPGFHGNPWAAGALRTIGLDEEVLLIGSGLTAVDVLLGLRADGHRAPVTIVSRHQRWPVVHGPATAPYPSFYQTDLQGLASVGEVLAAVRRRIRQATTQGHDWRPVFDSLRPHLGQIWAAWPPAEQTRFLRHLASLWAVLRHRSPPQNDAIVRDMLATGQARMHLGRVRGITVADNHDLLVHSQHQHTESVLRTRHVVSCTGPLLDYSRISDPLVASLRDAGQLVPDALRLGIQTDAHGALLNRHGQASQVLFTLGPSRRPAYFESTAVPELREQAVALARELAGRW; encoded by the coding sequence TTGCGGCAACCAACGATTACGATTCTGGGCGGAGGCTTTTCGGGCTCGATGGTGGCGCTGCAGCTGGCGCGGCAGCCGGGGGCGTGGCATGGCGGCACGGTGCATCTGGTAGAGCCGCGGCCGGTGCCCGGGCCCGGCCTGGCCTACACCGCCCGCCGCCCCGAGTACCTGCTCAACGTACGCGCCGCCGCCCTCAGCGCCTTCCCCGACCAGCCCACGCACTTCACCGACTGGCTGCAAGCCAACGGCCTGACGTGTGAGCAGAACTTCTGCTCGCGCCAGACCTACGGCCGCTACCTGCAGGAGCTGGTAGCCGGCCTGCTGGCGGGCCCGGCCGCCAACGGCCTCCGGTTTGAGTGGCACCCACAAGCCGCCACGGCCGCCGAAGTGTCGCCCGATGGCCGCCGCGCCACCGTGCACCTGCCCGATGGCACTGCCCTGGTTTCGGATGCCGTGGTGCTGGCGCTCGGCAATTTCCCACCTCTCTCCCCGGCCGGGCCAGGCGCGTATCTCACGCACCCCGGCTTCCACGGCAACCCGTGGGCGGCCGGCGCTTTGCGCACTATTGGGCTGGACGAGGAAGTGCTGCTGATTGGCTCGGGCCTGACCGCCGTGGACGTGCTGCTGGGCTTGCGCGCCGACGGCCACCGGGCGCCGGTTACCATTGTGTCGCGGCACCAGCGCTGGCCGGTGGTGCACGGGCCGGCCACGGCGCCCTACCCCAGCTTCTACCAGACTGACCTGCAGGGCCTGGCCTCCGTGGGGGAAGTGCTGGCCGCCGTGCGCCGCCGCATCCGGCAGGCCACTACCCAGGGCCATGATTGGCGGCCGGTGTTCGACTCGCTCCGCCCACACCTGGGCCAGATCTGGGCGGCGTGGCCGCCGGCGGAGCAGACGCGGTTTCTGCGGCACCTGGCCTCGTTGTGGGCGGTGCTACGCCACCGCAGCCCCCCGCAGAACGACGCCATCGTGCGCGACATGCTGGCCACCGGCCAGGCCCGCATGCACCTGGGCCGGGTGCGTGGCATCACGGTAGCCGACAACCATGACCTGCTGGTGCACTCCCAGCATCAGCACACCGAATCCGTGTTGCGCACGCGGCACGTCGTCAGCTGCACCGGGCCGCTGCTCGACTACAGCCGCATCAGCGACCCGCTGGTAGCTAGCTTGCGCGATGCCGGCCAGCTCGTGCCGGACGCGTTGCGGCTGGGCATCCAGACCGATGCGCACGGGGCGCTGCTGAACCGGCACGGCCAGGCGTCGCAAGTGCTGTTTACGCTGGGTCCCAGCCGCCGCCCCGCCTACTTCGAGTCGACGGCGGTGCCGGAGCTGCGGGAACAGGCCGTGGCGCTGGCGCGGGAGCTGGCTGGCCGCTGGTAG
- a CDS encoding FecCD family ABC transporter permease, which yields MNRPALPWIVASLLLMLWLVVLGLRIGSYATSYGFVWQTLTHYNPQDPAQLVLLELRLPRILLALLAGGSLAFSGYLMQAMVNNPLADPYLLGTASGGSLGAILAYSLLPVLTVGGFYLPPLFALAGALGTTLVVVAVGSRRGQILPAQLLLAGVALGSLTTAIGGVFTFLSATQERLRSVTFWAAGSFERAGWTVLPYPALLLAAALLLFGFVQKDLNILLLGEERAQALGVHVARTRWLLLLTASALTGCVVALCGPVGFVGLMVPHLTRWLLGVTGRANMLFCALLGANFLLACDLLARVLYPPAGLPVGLVTALFGVPFFVYLLRNKG from the coding sequence ATGAACCGACCTGCTCTGCCCTGGATTGTGGCCAGCCTGCTGCTGATGCTGTGGCTGGTGGTGCTGGGGCTGCGCATTGGTTCCTACGCCACCAGCTACGGCTTCGTCTGGCAGACGCTCACGCACTACAACCCCCAAGACCCCGCCCAACTGGTGCTGCTGGAGCTGCGCCTGCCCCGGATTCTGCTGGCCCTGCTAGCCGGCGGCAGCCTGGCCTTCAGCGGCTACCTGATGCAGGCCATGGTCAATAATCCGCTGGCCGACCCGTACCTGCTCGGGACGGCGTCGGGTGGGTCGTTGGGGGCTATTCTGGCGTATTCACTGCTGCCGGTGCTCACGGTGGGCGGCTTCTACCTGCCGCCGCTGTTTGCGCTGGCCGGGGCCCTAGGCACCACGCTGGTAGTGGTGGCCGTGGGCAGCCGCCGGGGCCAGATTCTGCCGGCGCAGCTGCTGCTGGCGGGCGTGGCGCTGGGCTCCCTCACCACGGCCATCGGGGGCGTGTTCACGTTTTTGTCGGCCACGCAGGAGCGGCTGCGCAGCGTCACGTTCTGGGCCGCCGGCAGTTTCGAGCGGGCCGGCTGGACGGTGCTGCCGTATCCGGCGCTGCTGCTGGCGGCGGCGCTGCTGCTGTTCGGCTTCGTGCAGAAAGACCTGAACATTCTGCTGCTGGGTGAAGAACGGGCGCAGGCGCTGGGGGTGCACGTCGCCCGTACGCGCTGGCTGCTGCTGCTCACGGCCTCGGCCCTCACGGGCTGCGTGGTGGCGCTATGCGGCCCGGTGGGGTTCGTGGGTTTGATGGTGCCGCACCTCACGCGCTGGCTGCTGGGCGTCACGGGCCGGGCCAACATGCTGTTCTGTGCCCTGCTCGGGGCCAATTTCCTGCTGGCCTGCGACCTGCTGGCGCGGGTGCTCTACCCGCCGGCCGGCCTGCCGGTTGGCCTGGTCACGGCCCTGTTCGGCGTACCGTTCTTCGTATATTTGCTGCGGAATAAAGGTTGA